TCTGCAAATTCCCACTGAAGTCCACATGCTCCGCTTCACCTTCACTTTAGCAGCGCTGCCTGTAACCATCTGGGGCTTGGTTTAACACAGCTTTCCTTCGTCGGGCTGATGTATTTCTGGAGAAGTTGCTGttctcatgtttgtgtttgtgtccacagGAGCGGCAGCGTCAGTGGCCTCACGCTGAAGCTGATCAAGGCCTCCGTGATGGAAATGCTGGACACACTGTCTGATGACGACTATGTTAATGTAGCGCGGGTTAGTGTCAcatacatgtttattttatttatttgttgttgcttaATCGTATCCCGGGTCTGTTTCAGTTCAACGAGAAGGCTGAGGCGGTGGTGCCCTGCTTCAAACATCTTGTCCAGGCGAACGTGCGGAACAAGAAGATCTTCAAAGATGCCGTGCAGCAGATGCAGGCGAAGGGAACAACCGACTACAAGTCGGGCTTTCATTTCGCCTTCAACCAGCTTCTGAATGTGAGTTCACATCGGAGGCTAAGTTTCGCTGTATATCTCAGTTTCTTCCCCATTTCACATGGTCAATTaaaaacaatgcgtaaaacaagTTAGTGTACTTTTATTATGTAATGATGTTTTGAAATGAACTAACTACAAAGGCAATTTAAGTGAGTATAATTtacaagaacaaaacaacaatctTAAAGCGCTCCAAATGCGCTGTTTTGGCCCGCGTATCCGAAGCTCCACCCACAGAgcggatctcctggaggacctgagatgagaagcagcagctgagaccagctgtggtgtcggaacttcgcacacacaggtgaaaacagcccattttgagtgctttaatgtcaataaaagatgtgaggagttcatgattccagGTCAGAACATTGCctagattgtttcatgagtcagtctccatgctggagcccgttttcaaaactagtttagtaGTGatgctcatgcatttttaaaccttAAAACCCTACAGCCCAGACAGCGCCACTGCACATAGACTGCTGCGGTTTATGTATCTATTTTCCTTCACAAACGTAGTGGGTGTGGCCAATATTTTGGTGCGCtgtatagtccggaatttaccgTAGTTAGttaatacacacaaaaaaactctGAACATCCTCCCAATACGTCTTATGAAAAGACTATTGTTAATTTTAGATGAGAGTCCAAAGTAAAGTGCTACGTTACATGCAAACATCTAGGATTGTGCCACAGAGGGAAACACTGAAGACATTAAACATGTCACCCTGCTCTCATCTGCAGGGACTTTTAAGCGCTTAAAATAGCGGTTTTTGAATCTATTAAATATACAGTGCTCTTTTGCTGGATCAGAGCAAATTATATTTCACCATTTGAAACTGCTTACAATGCTGCAGCGGCTGCTGCAGTTACTTTAAAGCACCAATGTTCTATATTTAACACATTGCCTGGATCCAGTGAAAGATCAGTCACGTTCTCCAAAATCGTTTCTTGCGCTAACAATCAGTTTTAACGtttgtttcagaaaacaaatgttCCACGAGCAAACTGCAATAAAATCATCATGCTCTTCACCGACGGAGGGGAGGACAGAGCTCAGGACGTCTTCATGCAGTACAACTGGCCCAACAAAACAGTGAGTGTTGCTGATCTGTGGAATTACGGCGAGACGTATGTGacgtttttctgttcttctTTGAACGTCCTGCAGGTGCGAGTATTCACCTTTTCTGTCGGTCAGCACAACTATGATGTCACCCCTTTGCAGTGGATCGCCTGCACGAATAAAGGTATGTGGATTCACCAAATAAGTCAGGGGGACGTTATCGTTCTTTCATGTCATGGCTGATCTTCATGGTCCCGAGGGACCACGTTGTCTTGTGAGGCGCTGGGTGAGAGGCCCAAAAGAAGCATAGCTACTATGGGAAAATACACACATCCGCAccgaaaaataaatcaattgaaGAGTGACTTTCCACGGTATTAGTGGAGGAGTATTTGGAAGTAAAATGTAGTCATCTACAGCAGCTATGGAAATGAACCTGGTTTACTGGATACCAACTCATTTTCCTGCTGAGGAGGCACCTTCCGGTAATGTGTCTGACGTTGGTTCAATTATTGCGGAGTGCCGAgcgaagggtttttttttctgctgagttACGTACAAACTGATCACAATCCATCAGATGCTTGCTTCTTTCTCTAGTCGGCTAAAACCTTCCTGGACACCAAAAATGCCACGTTAAAGACGGTATTGAAGTCAGTACAGTGTGTTGTAGagctcattgtttttgttactgactgaacaataaaacacagtgGTTGACATGGAGCTCTCCAGAAGAGCCATGCGCTCACAGTCACACAGGCTCTAATCCTGCAAAAGCTCTCTGCGTACTGTCACTTCCAGCTGCTCTAATGGCCTTAACTGTGATGAATAGCTAAGGTGTTGTTCGTCTTTACGGGGTTTCAGCCGCTGAGTCACGGGTCTGGTTTGAGTGAAATGTGGAATATTTATGAGCGACACACCGTGTCCCCTAACAAGCATAACTCACACGCTCTCCTCTCTCTACTTGCCTGCCAGGTTACTATTTTGAGATCCGCTCCATCTGTGCCATACGGATTAACACCCAGGTGGGTTTTGTCTTGTGCTGCAGCTGATCACCATCCCTGCCTCAGCTCGAGCTGTGACAGGAACATGCTTGTTTTTACACCGCCGCTCCCTCCGGGAACTGGGCTTGTTCCTAACCTGCAGCTCATCGGGTGTTTTCTATGCAGGAGTACCTGGATGTGCTGGGTCGCCCCATGGTCCTGGCTGGCAGCGAGGCCAAGCAGGTGCAGTGGACTAACGTGTATCAGGACGCACTGGTAAGCTGCAGGAACACTCGCATGTGTGGGGGTGATATTTGACGTCAGCGGGAAATGATCATATTATGGGATGTTGGGTTGGTCATGTACAGGTTTAGCTGAAGTGATCCATGGTTTCTGCGTACGACAAGATGCAACATTATGACCGAGCACAGTAGAGGAGAATGAGTGCAAAGTGTTTTCacttaaaatattaaatgaatatttGTAGCAGCTATGGCTggagattcatttttatttattacattacaGACAAGACAGATTTATTGATCCAAATCACACTGGGttactttcaacattttttctcAATGCATTATACAACGTGATGTTAGAATCAAAACATCCATCATGAAGGAGACCAAATGAGATCGGATGGATAAAAAACTTTCTGCCTGATGAAACTTTCACATTTATTCTGGcgtcacatttttaaataaaattaatcacGATTCGTTCTGAAACCTGTAACTAATatctttattaatattttacatttgattcattttttttggaaatgtcaACTTTCTCTCTTTTTACTGCAGGGTCTCGGAATGGTTGTCACTGGGACTTTGCCTGTTTTTAATCTCACGATGAACGGAAACTCACAGGTATTAACATGGATAGACTGAATGAACTGAATTAGATCAAGGTAATGGAtgccaaataataataataataaaaaaaactgtctgttTTTCACCCAGAATCAGCTGATTTTAGGTGTCATGGGAGTGGATGTTCATCTGGATGAGATCAAGCGACTGACCCCTCGCTACAACGTGAGATTAAATCCTTGAATCCGCGCTgtattttcaaacaaaagccGTGACGTCAGCGTTTCTTATTGTGAGGCAGCTCGGAGGTAACGGATACATCTTTGCCATCGATCCAAACGGATATCTGCTCCTTCATCCCAATCTCCAGCCAAAGGTGATGATTCGGTTCAAACTTTCACCGTCATCCGTTTTTTATATCTGTCACCAAAATTCCATGTCTTCCAGCCGGTAAACCTCCCCGAGCCGGTGACGCTGGACTTCCTGGAcgcagaggtggaggacagcAACAAGGAGGAGGTGAGCTCTGACGGATGTGAAGCTTCAAAGATTGTGGTTCGAGGCAGCGACTGTTCCCAGCTGCGTGGCGTTATTGCCAGGCCAGCGAGCAACACTTCACTGTCGGCCTTAAGATAGAAGTGCGGAAGATAAACCGTGTCTGATCGTCTTCAGATCCGCCGTCAGATGATCGATGGGCGTCCTGGTGAAATGCAGATTAAAACTTTGGTCAAGTCCATCAATGAGGTAAGTGAGCTGCTGTCCATTGGTATTTCTTACTGTCATGGGGTGGAGCATTTCTCACTGCTAGAAATGGCCTCTGCTTGAGTCCAAACATGCGTGCGAGTAAAATTGGATCCTTGCAGTCTGCGTTCTGCTTTCTTCCTACTGTcccaaaaacataaacataacatACAATCACATAAAATGATAATGAGTGCGTGTAATACAGTTCATTGTGGAGGTGCATCATCatgttaatatatatttttgtagaggcaaatcttttttttgttttgtctcattCAGTACCCGCCTAATATATTAATTTGAATCTCATTTGCCAtctataaaatgtattttataaaaaataaaaataaaaaaataaatcaaagatTCATCAGAAGATGAAACTAAATAAAGTTGTGGTGTcgctgactgaaaaaaaatgaaaaaaagaacagttgATCTACAAATAGATTCCTGAAATAAAAGTACAACTGCACAAAGTATTCAAAATATTCACTCAACGGGATTTAAACCCGTGGATGCAAGTCCATTAGCAAAAAAGTTATGCGCaaaagattgaaataaaatatcttATACTATTAAAAGAGAATATGTTCAGACCTTGTGACCTACTGAGTCAGACACTATGTTACTTGCTAGAATGACAaacctatttttctttttcaatgtaAACTGTTTCCGGAACTGaactctttcaaaataaaagagcgACCTTCAATAAAAAAGACGAGACACTGAATCTGTTACCGTTGTTACTCTTAATGGGGAGCCTAAGTCCCATCCATATACTTCCGCCTCATGGGACCCGAGTTACCACAAAATATGAGTCGATTGAGAggtcaaagttattttctgatcgaGTTTGAAATATGCCAgagatctcacatatgatgtcagtgaatttgaaagatacattctaatgcCTTGGGAGCAGTTTTTCCAccagcatcaaaagttactttaggtttcATGTGATGTGTAATAGAGAAAACTACACATCACATGAACGCTAAAGTAACTTGTGATGCTGGCCCTACAGGGTGACGCCGACACTGTCAGCCTTTGATGgtttagtacctttagcatctgccttcCCACCGGAGTGGTCGGATTCCGGTCCCGTGGACCGACCGGAAGAACCAGAGACTTAGACTCCCTATAAAATGTGATCCCTATTACTCCACTCTCACCACAACCATACTCTTATTTAAAGCTTCTCAAACCTGCTTGAAGGCCATTTCAGTGTTTATGTTTCATGTTTAACAGAAATATATCGACGACGTGTTCAGAGGTTACACGTGGACGCCGATAAACGGAACAGATTACAGGTGAGTGTTGCTCTAAAGGTTGCAGGGAAAGTGTTTTGTTGTGGATGAATGGTACTGTGACGTTCCCACCTGCAGTCTCGGCCTGGTACTGCCACCCTACAATGAATTCTACATCCAGGCTGACCTGAGTGATGTGATGCTCCAGCTGCAGTGTAAGTACCGGGACGCGGTATCAGAATCACCAAGCTGTAGTTCTGTGGGCTGAAACCTGCTCCTGTTCCTCACAGACATGCAGTCGCTGCTTCCCAGCTCCTTCGAAGCATCAGGACATGTGTTTCTGGCTCCACGgtgacctttttattttttcccacttGATAGTCAGGCGCCTTGACAATAAATAACCCATTCTAATATATTCTGTTCTGCCTGCAGGGAATACTGCCACCGTCTGCATCTTTCTGACAACAACACACAGTTTTTGCAGAACTTTCTCTCGCTGATGTTGGATATCTCACCAGAATCTGATGAGTGTACGTGTCACATGAcacctgaaaacacaaaaaaacatcaaatatgagTGAGAAAATGCAATGGAATGGAATATATATTGACCCATAGCTGCCGATAAAACATATTCATTTAGTTTAGAGCCGGTGTTAATGAATAGTTCTTTGCTTCCAGGCGATCAGAGGCTCATTCATAACCTCATTTTCGACGCAAGGATTATTGGGCTGCTGGCAGCTCGTGTCTGGAAGAACAAAGATCTAAATTCGTGAGTGTCTTTCCAGCGCTCCGTCTGTGCGCTCTAGTAACGCTGTGATTTCACAGGTACGGCTTCCTGGCTGTCTTCGCGTCCACAGATGGAGGAATCACGCGGGTTTTTCCAAACATGTAAGCCTCACTGAAGCGACCGTCAGCACGCTGCCTATTTATTGACGGTGTGATGTTTGTTCAGAGCTGCTGAGACGTGGGACGAAGATCCTGAACCCTTCAACACAAATTACTACAGACGTAGCCTGGACAACAAGGGCTACATGTTCAGAGCTCCTTCAAGATTCTGTGAGTCCATTCACCTGCTTTTCAGACGAACTGTTACAGTGTGACGTCAGCTTTTTGCTGTCAGATATGTCCCCTTCCTGGCTCCACAGTAAATGATCGCACTTTCCACCACAGATCCTTTGCTTGCTTCAATGTATTCGAGTCACGTGTTGTGATGGGGAGGAGAGTCTGACACaagcctcatttttttttttttttttttttttttaggattggTGAAAGCACAAttgtaaatagaaaaaaaatagaaacaattgcagctcatcgctctcctcaacaactcccaagaaacagaactctctctcacccccagCGCAGCATGTCgctccaccctcactcacttcttaccattgaactcttaaaggaacagtagcataaacccagaacatcacagtacagtggtagctcggtttttgaacgtctcggacttcgaacaaatcggagttcaaacaaaaatttggagatttttttgcttctgatttcgaacgaaaatccagaactcgaacaccccgaaaatattgaggtgtaaaacctttcctgtctccgcactggaccgtggtagagtgtcacaggggaggtgctcgctctccacacctccactctagggtttgatgtcctgttgtgggctggagctgggacagggataaggcgagtctcggacatagcgttacttggtttatgactttgtcacagccaaactgcacagaagcgcacattcagagctggacacgcaccgggcacctcttcacttctggagagacgtcactcactcggcaacccctcccacatgcagcggccacacacatagaggaacagcgcacctgcagcagacactctacattcactcctacaaaagcctattttaaggcttggaacgcattatttctttttccattcattgtaatgggaaaaaaatcaattcagatttcgaacaaatcgcttctcgaacggccgtccggaacggattgtggtcgagaaccgaggtaccactgtaattgcGAAATCTCGCAAAAATATATTGCGAgattctctctcttttttttggtcCTGTCCCATTAGGGGCTCCGTACAATTGAGTATTGGGGCGTCTTTTCTGTTGTAATTGGTGGCTCTTCTTTGGTGTTAGCATGAAGCTTTGGCTTCTTGCTGCAGCATGTTTATGCCATACACTTTATTTATTGCTGGAACCACCCAGAGGCATGGCCTGTGTACTACATTGTCAATATAGACCCGCGTAGGGTGAGAATGGATTAGTGAGAACCCTGGTTATTATTCAAATGGTGAGTCAGTTAGAACCTAAATTTATGTTTTACAAAAGCAGATCAAAGGCTGCTGTCATCTCTGTATGAACAGGACATCAGAGGCAGAAGAGAGAGATGGTGGCTCAAACTCCAATAGTCTGTTTGATCAGCAAAGATCTAAATGCAAAGTCATTGTGTGTCATCtggagatggagagaggaggacgtggtgtTCTGATAAACGGGACAGATCAATGTCACGACAGCGCCAGAACTCAAAATCTTACCAAGTTTGTCAAGCCTTATTTTTCGTCAAAATATCTCATTCCACTtgatttaagttacatttacttGTATGTGACATGTCAGCAAGATGAAGGCGTTTTTTTTAAGACAATAGTGTctgaaatatgttgttttttttcagttgttctaTTCACAGATTTGTTCACTTTACTGAAATTTAGATGTCGCTCATTTTagttgagataaaaatgatattGGGAAGTTGAAGATATAATGATGGGCATAttgcgtgtttgtgtttgccACAAACATCAAAAGAGCGTTGACCTTTTCTTGGTCAGTATTGGTGATGAGTCACGTGGTCTGGGAAGCAGAGCGGGGATGAATAATTGAGAAGGTGCCGGTGAGGGACGTGTGGATCTCTGTACGTTCCACACACGCTTCCTGGCTTCCTTCTGATGAGTCTTGAACGTCGCCGCTGAGTGTAAATCATTGTTGTGAGCGCCACTGACGCTAAGTGGCTGACAGGAACGAACAGCCCTCTCTGTCATTATGTCTTTAGGAGGCGACAGAGGCAGTTGACAAGTGGAACGCTGATGAGATGATTATATTCCCGCCAGCGTGGAAGGAGCAGATGCTTATGTTTTAAGTGGCTGTTTCACATCCTCAGCGTGGTTTTCCGCGTCTCAAACCTGTCATGACGCCTTAAACAACTGGGCCCTGCTTTGAACAGGGATATCATTTGTGTCACTTACAGCTACAGAAGTGCATGTTCATTAGAGCGATGCGGATTAAATGAATTGCGGCACTTGAACTAATTTGTCGTGTAATTTGTATTATTTGTGGGCGCAGCTATCGACGATCCTCTGGGCGCTGAGAACGGCACTGTGGGGATTGTCGTGAGCTCAGCTGTGGAGGTGAATTTGGGAGGCAAACTTCTCAAACCGGCAGGTAAGTCAATGAAGAACTAAAGGGAGAATTTGGTTTTGGTCAACCACGCCAATTCTTTCAGTGgttggggtgaaactggacttggAAGCGTGGGTGGATAAGTTTAAGATCTTGGCCAGTAACGTGTCAGACAGTCGCCAGGGATCTCACAAGGTATGATCCGCTTTCAAAGCCTCACCGATGAAGCTTGGACTTTACAAGCATTGTGGAATGTTGTGTCCACAGTGTGGACCTTCCCGGAGCTGTGAGATGGACTGCGAAGTCAACACTGATGTGAGACAACTTCCCTTTTACTATTGTGCTTTAACTCAGTCAGTATCCAAGAGCATCTGGTTAAAAGGTTGATGAAGCACATGGCCATCACTGACATGAGTAGAGGCTGCCACACAGAGAGTGGACTCATGTGATTAATATGTCCCGTGAAAAATAGCCATGTCATAAGAAATCAGGGAATGAATCCAGATCATGGAGaatatttctttctgttttccagGACCTTCTCTGTTATCTCATTGACGATGGAGGATTTCTGGTCATGTCCAACCAGAGGGATCACTGGAAAAAGGTCTGTGGCGTATCTCAAATTTAAAGGTGGATTATAagtttgtgtgtatatatatatatatgaaggtgctgagcttctctctgggagtgagcaggatgatgataggatcatggagcagtagatcagagggacagcacatgtggtcaggtgttgaggagacaaagtcagagaggctagatagagatggtttggacatgtacagaggagagagagagccagtacattggtaggaagatgttgaggttggaactgccaggcagaaggtggagaggaaggacaaagaggagattgatggaggtggtgaaggaggacatgaggtttgtaggtttgagagaagaggaagcagaggacagggggagatggaggaggatgatcctctgtggccacctctgaagggagaagccgaaaggaaaagaagacttTTAAAGGACCATGAAATGCAGTTCTGTAACTGGCcaatgaatgaaacagtgtGAAGTACATGTAGTGCTCTTTGTGCTTTATAGCCCTCTTCAATTGAGAATAGCAGGTCATTGTTTTCAAACAGTCGCATCCCATCAGTCTCATGATGCATAAGAGGTCTGTAAGGTCGATAGTACAGCTTGAACTGTAGATGGCGTCATTGAGTTTTAAACTGAAGGCGAACTGAACTATGTGACCATCAGTAAACGTTTGTATCACATGAAATGACCATGAAAAGAATatcactgtgtttgcatgtttcttttttgttcaacGGTGGCAGTAAAATCGTGGCGATCTCTGACCCCACCGGAGTTAGTAACTGTCCATGAATTTTAATCAAAAGTATTTTGATGAAAATAGACAAACCCATTAAACTCTGTTAAAAATTGCATGTTAAATTGGATGTCTACTACACAGATCGGCCTCTTTTTCGGGGACGTCGACCCTCACCTCATGTATGCGCTCTACAACAACTCCATCTTCACCCGACGCCAGTCCTTCCACTACCAGTCTGCGTGTGAGCCCGTCAGCAGCAGCCACACCGGAGCGGCACCCAGAGGGATCTTTGTGGTGAAGCACCAACCATTGCATTTTCCCACTTTCAACGTTCGTGTGTGATGTTTTCCCCCCTGTATTTGCTTCACAGCCGTCTATCGCTGACGTCCTCAACCTGGCGTGGTGGACGTCCACAGTGGCTTGGTGAGTGAGACGACGTCATCCTCCAAACCAAAACCACCTTTTAGGAAATGTGCCGGTCACCATTACGATCATGGGTGTTTCACAAACTTTGTCGCTGCGCTCATCTCGACAGGTCTGtgatccagcagctgctgtaTGGGCTGACATACAACAGCTGGCTCTTCCaaggtgtgtgtgcacgtgaaggcatgtgtgtgtgtgtgtgtctccgaCCGTACACGTTGGTCCAAATGTTGCTGCCTGCTGTCATTCCTCACGATTATCCTGAGAGAACCTCTCAGGTTTTAGGAGCATGGctaacatgtttgtgtttggaacGTGTTGACACACATGCTGGACGTATACAGTATGCAACAAGACGATTCAAAGGTCCTTAGACAGTTATAAAAGGATATTACTGTGAGCTTATTGTGCCACGCAGTAAGAAGGTTGCTGGGTTGAATCCAGGTCTAAATCTGACTGAGGCATTTCTGTCCCATCACAACTGCACAAGGACCACTATTTGCTCCAAAATGTTCCcaaatttttctttcttcttagtTAGTGGAGAGACGCGGCCAACCTGTCAACCTTCATACGTCGTAAACAATCTCAGTTTTAGCCATATATTCACTGCTCAAGGGTGTGACAGGAGTTTCTCCGTACAGACGACGTCCTGGTCGATGGGTTCGAGATGAAGGAGAGCAGCTGTGTGACCATCCAGAGCCAGTTCTACTTCACCAACACCACAAACTCTTACAACGTGCTGCAGGACTGTGGAAACTGCTCACGGTGggctccttttttaaaaatgtattttccagcCAGAATGTCTAGCTGGTTTTTCATGACACCGCTGTGACCTCATCGCAGACTGTTCCACGCCAAGAGGATAGAGAACACCAACCTGCTGTTCGTGGTGGCGGAGACGCTGCCCTGCAGCTCCTGTGAGATCGAGAGACTGACCCAGGTCAGGACTGAGTGTATCCTTGTCACGCTCGCTTAGATGGTGCTGAAGGTGCAGCCTGCCCCATCATGTTGTCAGTCAAGTGAAATCCCTTGACTCAGGACTCAGTCCAGGAGGAGAATCCCTGCGAAGTGCTGAGCAACGCAAGATATCGTAAAGGCCCGACGACCTGCCTTGACTACAGTGCCTTTGTAAGTGCTGACCTGGCGCTTTATCATTTTCCTGGAGGCACAAAATAGGAAGGcaaccaaacaaacaacttCACATCCGGATGATCCGCAACATTTTGGTGCAGCTGTGGAGAGATGATAGTTAACTTGGAAGGGGGAAGTCTGAGCTGGAATTGGCTGAAGTCAGACTGTTGCATTTTTCAAAGTCGGAAGACAAGATCGGAACGTCATCCGTCATTCTCATGCATGCCTTGTTCGAATATACACAACTTCTACTATAGTGCTGCTAGATAACCCgccagatgaagaggaaacttTCTTTCAGCGTATTTTGTTCATTCCAAACTTCTATTTTTATGTTCGGGCAATCCTGTTTGGATTGCGTACTCTGGGCAGTCAAGATTCTCaagtgtc
Above is a window of Synchiropus splendidus isolate RoL2022-P1 chromosome 6, RoL_Sspl_1.0, whole genome shotgun sequence DNA encoding:
- the LOC128760988 gene encoding voltage-dependent calcium channel subunit alpha-2/delta-2-like, which produces MAIRKRSCSIVRLLSVQIILIFSASWPGAEGLTFPQQYTIMHWARRIEQEIDRVFQHITGAQQLKGIYNEERRRFSVLRNQPRKIVEKVASDIEKLLAKKRKALERLASEAERLQREHLWQDGIKELDMAYYDSKAELDYYSMDGEGEVENPSHIKLEFVYDPNFKNNVNYSYTAVQIPTDIYKGAPVILNELNWTQALEKVFMENSHEDPSLLWQAFGSATGVTRYYPATPWKAPDKIDLYDVRRRPWYIQGASSPKDMVILVDVSGSVSGLTLKLIKASVMEMLDTLSDDDYVNVARFNEKAEAVVPCFKHLVQANVRNKKIFKDAVQQMQAKGTTDYKSGFHFAFNQLLNKTNVPRANCNKIIMLFTDGGEDRAQDVFMQYNWPNKTVRVFTFSVGQHNYDVTPLQWIACTNKGYYFEIRSICAIRINTQEYLDVLGRPMVLAGSEAKQVQWTNVYQDALGLGMVVTGTLPVFNLTMNGNSQNQLILGVMGVDVHLDEIKRLTPRYNLGGNGYIFAIDPNGYLLLHPNLQPKPVNLPEPVTLDFLDAEVEDSNKEEIRRQMIDGRPGEMQIKTLVKSINEKYIDDVFRGYTWTPINGTDYSLGLVLPPYNEFYIQADLSDVMLQLQYMQSLLPSSFEASGHVFLAPREYCHRLHLSDNNTQFLQNFLSLMLDISPESDECDQRLIHNLIFDARIIGLLAARVWKNKDLNSYGFLAVFASTDGGITRVFPNIAAETWDEDPEPFNTNYYRRSLDNKGYMFRAPSRFSIDDPLGAENGTVGIVVSSAVEVNLGGKLLKPAVVGVKLDLEAWVDKFKILASNVSDSRQGSHKCGPSRSCEMDCEVNTDDLLCYLIDDGGFLVMSNQRDHWKKIGLFFGDVDPHLMYALYNNSIFTRRQSFHYQSACEPVSSSHTGAAPRGIFVPSIADVLNLAWWTSTVAWSVIQQLLYGLTYNSWLFQDDVLVDGFEMKESSCVTIQSQFYFTNTTNSYNVLQDCGNCSRLFHAKRIENTNLLFVVAETLPCSSCEIERLTQVRTEFQEENPCEVLSNARYRKGPTTCLDYSAFENTSECGRGHLLQSSLGLLLFSQLLLPFFHLCTNAG